One part of the Hypanus sabinus isolate sHypSab1 unplaced genomic scaffold, sHypSab1.hap1 scaffold_575, whole genome shotgun sequence genome encodes these proteins:
- the LOC132389453 gene encoding probable G-protein coupled receptor 139: protein MLEIFFTVRKIWYMIIAVIGVPVNLVAITILSRRKCGLSTCTTRYLVAMATADLLTIIFDVTLWQISYYYFPGTFLDITPVCSAISALAEAATDCSVWFTVMFTFDRFVAICCQKRKAKYCTGKTAAVVLTATGTLLCFINVPYFFIYHPAKVVDNIPWDCIPKPGYYQYPVWVGYRWLATVLSPLLPFVLILLFNALTVRHILVTSRVRKRLRGQSKAENRSDPEMESRRRSVILLLTISGSFIILWSVTVAEFLYYTIAGLDPNNYNDSEQIFVQSGYMLLILSCCTNTFIYGITQSKFREQFISAAKYPLTSIIQLINNQNV from the exons atgcttgaaatatttttcactgtgaggaagatatggtacatgatcattgccgttattgGTGTTCCCG tgaatttagtggcgattacGATCCTGTCCCggagaaagtgcggcctctccacctgcaccacgcggtacctggtggccatggcaacggcggatctactaaccatcatctttGATGTGACACTGTGGcagatcagttattattacttccccgggactttcctggacatcacccccgtgtgcagcGCGATCTCTGCCCTGGCAGaggcagccactgactgttctgtctggttcaccgtcatgtttacatttgatcggtttgtcgccatctgttgccagaagcggaaagcgaagtattgcaccgggaaaactgcggctgtggttctgacggCAACTGGCACTCTGCTCTGTTTCATAAATGTGCCCTATTTCTTTATATATCATCCAGCGAAAGtggttgacaatataccctgggactgtattccaaAACCAGGATACTATCAATATCCCGTGTGGGTTGGGTATAGGTGGTTAGCTACCGTTCTatcgccattactcccgttcgtgttaatactgctgttcaacgctctgacagtcagacacattttggtgactagtcgcgtccgtaagagGCTGAGGGGTCAaagcaaggcggagaaccgcagtgacccggagatggagagcaggaggaggtctgtgatcttacttctcaccatctccggaagcttcatcatcctgtggtcggtgactgttgccgaattcctttattacaccatcgccggattggatccaaataattacaacgattcggaacaAATATTTGTTCAGTCCGGATACATGCTGTTGAtactaagttgctgcacaaacacgtttatttacgggataactcagtccaagttcagagagcagttcatcagcgcagcgaaatatccgctcacgtcaattatACAGCTAATTAATAATCAAAACGTCTAG
- the LOC132389452 gene encoding N-acetyllactosaminide beta-1,3-N-acetylglucosaminyltransferase 3-like, whose product MSGHWRFYEKVVLGVVITLRLLFVFWGNDQRREIDVAETVHRNDLTKVVTGDATESVLKPKCHANTTLVHLSSFHQEKEHIKNFLMYKHCREFDMIQNVPDKCGGGEESQNVFLLLVIKSHPFNQDRREMIRKTWGREREFNGVLIKRVFISGVSPDQKESRKLNQLLAMENREHRDILQWDFLDTFFNLTLKQYKLLQWVSEFCPSAKFIFNGDDDVFANTDNMVDYLLDMKVHQHLFVGRLIYGFGPKRQKTSKYYVPEIVTTIKSYPPYIGGAGILMSVYTAHIIFHIAQDLELYPIDDVFLGMCLAKAGLAPHSHSGFRSAGVRVPSTQDESFNPCYYRELLLVHRFRPFELLLMWDAVHDANLKCARAPQESASTERTT is encoded by the coding sequence ATGAGCGGACATTGGCGATTCTATGAGAAAGTAGTGCTGGGTGTTGTTATTACTCTGAGATTGTTATTCGTGTTCTGGGGTAATGACCAACGTCGAGAGATTGATGTTGCAGAAACTGTTCATCGCAATGATCTGACCAAGGTTGTTACTGGTGATGCAACTGAATCAGTGCTCAAGCCAAAGTGCCACGCGAACACGACATTGGTGCACCTGTCCTCATTTCATCAAGAGAAAGAGCACATTAAAAACTTCTTGATGTATAAACACTGTCGAGAATTTGACATGATTCAAAATGTTCCAGACAAatgtggtggtggagaagaaTCTCAGAATGTCTTCCTGCTCCTGGTCATCAAATCTCACCCTTTCAACCAGGATCGGCGGGAAATGATAAGGAAGACCTGGGGCAGAGAACGCGAATTCAATGGGGTCCTAATTAAGAGAGTCTTTATTTCTGGTGTCTCTCCTGACCAAAAAGAAAGTAGGAAATTGAATCAGCTGTTAGCCATggaaaacagagaacacagagataTCCTACAGTGGGATTTCTTGGATACCTTTTTCAACCTCACCCTCAAACAATACAAGTTGCTGCAGTGGGTCAGTGAATTTTGCCCCAGTGCTAAATTCATCTTCAATGGAGATGATGATGTCTTTGCCAATACCGATAACATGGTTGATTACTTGCTAGACATGAAGGttcaccaacacctgtttgtggGCCGTCTCATTTATGGGTTTGGACCCAAACGCCAGAAGACGAGCAAGTATTATGTGCCAGAAATAGTGACCACCATCAAGTCGTACCCACCATACATTGGTGGAGCGGGCATACTTATGTCTGTGTATACAGCTCACATCATTTTCCACATAGCCCAAGACCTTGAACTataccccattgatgatgtattttTGGGGATGTGTCTGGCCAAGGCTGGACTAGCCCCACACTCCCATAGCGGATTTAGGTCAGCTGGAGTCAGGGTTCCTTCAACCCAAGATGAATCTTTCAATCCTTGCTATTACCGTGAGTTGCTGCTAGTGCACCGTTTTCGACCTTTCGAACTGCTATTGATGTGGGATGCGGTGCATGATGCCAATCTGAAGTGTGCTCGTGCTCCCCAGGAGTCTGCATCCACGGAAAGGACCACATGA